The DNA sequence tggtgggaatcgaacccgagtcttcagcgtgacgagcgaacacttcaaccactaggctaccccaccgccccttcaaAGAAGGAACAGTGAATACTGACTCACACTGCATTAGCGATTTTGCAATCATTCATGGTCAAGACAGGAAACATACATTGGCAGTGGAGTCAAAGAATTGTCACAATAATTATCATAATGAATCAATTACTAAACATTACTTAATCAATTCCTGTTTCTGAATTTCTTGAAAGTCAGAAATCTAACCTAAAACTAGCCATTCACATGAAATTACAGAGCAAGCAATGCATAACatttttccaggtgtatatattaaGGTAAGGCTGATGATGGAATAAGTGACTAAAATGTCTTAAGCACATGGTGATATGAAGAAATAATCAACATAAAGCTGTTGTAAACTAAAACAGGGGATGTGTCACACTTCTAAAATCAATGGGAATAATCTGCAGAAGCCGTTTTTGGTCAAAACTTCGTGCCAGGAACAATGCTTGCACTAGACAAAAAGGTCGTCATAAAACTGGAAGGACAAGACTACCTCACATCTAACATCGACAGTGGTAAAATGCAAATAAAAGTGAACAGCACCCAGAGTTGGAGGAACATCATTGGTCCTGAGGTGACCAATCAGAGTCAAGAAACTTCTCATTCAGTAGTAGCAAAATACTTTAAAGTCAATCTCTTgagatatgaaataaaatatgtatttctcaTCCACAAATATTCACAATCACAAGGCTGATCACAGGACATACGTCACCACAAATACACTGTCACCTTTTGGATTTGTCTGATGCAGTTGTTTCCACGAAATATAAATGAACATGTTTACAGAAATAACATTTACAATTGGTTTTAATTTGTCAGAATTTTGAGAAGTACTTTAATTTTGAATACTTCTATAACAGAAAGACAGACTtataaaataaatcacaaaaacttagAACACCTTTTAACAAAAACCTGTATCCTTAGATTGTCTCCCTTTTTAACCATTAATTTGAATTTCAATTCCATATCATATTTTGGTAGATAGTAAAAACATTGATACATATTTCCAATTCATATGAATTATTTAACACGATTCACTAGACATTTCCAATTTATatcaaatgtaatattttaaatatctTTATATATCTTGCAAATATTTACCTTAAACTAATCTCAAACAAATTCATGAACTAATACAAATTATAACATACACATCCAACCATGCATAAAATTAATACAATAACAGAATATATATACACTGTAAAAGCAACATACTGGTTATATAACTAAACATGTTTTAACCACCCCATGACCAAAGAGATATTATGAGAAGATATTATGAGAAGTTGTTGTTCAACACTCAGTATATGTATCAAGCCTACAAAATATCTCAAGAGGATACAGGTAATTGGAAAGGTGCTGCACAGACTTAAGCGTAATCATGCAAAGAAGCGAGGTAAAAACCTGTCGGTAGCAGACGCTTACTGGTTAAACCCTGCAAAAttgaaaagtttgaaatttaaaCATGGCATACAAAGTTCAAACTCACTCTCTGACCTTGCAACTTACCATGTTCGTATGTCTGTGATCAATCCTTGGCTTGTCAGTTCAAAGAGAATGTCAACCACAAAAATGCTACATGGCCAGTTGTCTTCAAACAACCACAATTTGAACTTGTACCAAATATGGACCGGAAACCCAATCCACAAAACGCTTGTAGCACTATGCATTTTGTAAGCTTGCGGTAAAGTAGAGAGCTACAACACGTCATAGTGTTACAAATACCTTGTGGATCAGGACTTTGTGGACATACAGAAAGAAAATTCTAAATACTGTGTATGAAGAAAGATAAGCCAAAgtttgaggaccaaaaaaaCATGTATCATGTAATATGTCTGATACCAAAGAGGAATTCATTCAGTAAAGGTCAAATTTTTATACTTTTGGTTATTGAGTCAAACCTTTACTCGACACAAaaagtatatattgtatatttaaaTTAATTGAACCATCAAAGGTCAAATGTAATAAATGTTCGAAATTTAACAAATGGAGGACAACTTTTGATGCAATGAAATTACTAAGGAGCTGTAAAGAATCCAAGCTGTGAACTGACAAGCAGACTACCAATTGTTGTGTCCATGAGATGATCCAGATGCAACATGTATCACTTTAAACACCAACAGAGTCACTGTGCACATCTTCAATTCTCAACATATCTTTGAGACAGGAGGATCAGTTAGTAAAGAAAAATATAATCCATCATCAAGAGAGTCGATGTGGAGAGACAACACAGTCAACATGGACACAGAGCAAGTGTTAGTATATTATCAAACAGATCCTTCAACCTGTGTTCTCCTTCGAAGACCAATTGTCTCACTGCTTGGAACAATCGTAAAGCAAGCGTTGTACACCACTGACAAGACTGGTGCAGAAGATCTGATAATCTAAAGAAAATCTGGCcttgttttttctttttcaatcaTATCATTTTACTCAGGTCAGAGGAATTttaattcaatgatttcaatgGGACAGAGTTATTGACTGTAGAACAAGACTGGTGCAGAAGATCTGATAATCTAAAGAAGATCTGGccttgtttttttctttttcaatcaTATCATTTTACTCAGGTCAGAGGAATTttaattcaatgatttcaatgGGACAGAGTTATTGACTGTAGAACTTTGAATTTTCAACAGGATATTCGATGTGTATATGAATGTATCCAAAATCATCAGAACTACATGAAGCTGTCCCTCTAAGAATGGTTAAAAGATTATCTATGTCCAAACCTATCCCAGCATGCCTTGCTGAAGATCTAAGCAGTTCTAATACTTTTGCCTTCATTATTTGATCCAACCAGATTTAATGTATTGGGCAAGTTCATGTAGTTATCCAATGAGTTCAGCCACATATTTAACAGGTCATAACAGACACCATTTTTTAGGATTAGtaaatcaataatatcaataacatcAATCAATTTTGTAAGTTTTCAACAAAATTAAACAGTAAGGTCTAAAACTATACgtttcacaaatattcaaaatgagttATATTTCCTCATTTAACAAAAAAAAGTTTTCATTCACAatagaaataaacaaaactcATTTTGTAATAATTAATTACAAAGACAATGAACAATCCcaaacatgtttcacatcaaCATGCTTACTGATGTTTCTAAAGGAGAAAACCTAACTTTGTCAGTGAAATAAAATGAATGAGATCAGACCCCAACATAAAAAATTGATTATTATCAATGTTATCATTGACTTAACGTCCTCGACAACCTGCCACCATGCCTTGTCAGTAGTGTACGCCAAAATGCGTCAAGACACACACAAATCATTCAGAATGCAAGGAACAAACTCAATACCAAAACTTCATTCAGATTCTGCCTGCCCGTCTACACTAAAGTTTATCTGCCAGAGATGTTTCCATGTAACTCCATCACTGTCAGTCAAATGAAAACTGTGATGGAACAGCCGTGTTTCAAATAGCTAGgctatttcattttcaaaggttCAGATGAATGCATTTGATACGTAAAGTGCAATAATCACTTGTGAAATTTGGTGTAGAACTTTGCTTCCAATTTAGTGAAAGTGATAGTGAATTAGCAAGATAGGAGACTTTGAAAGATTTTGTGTTAAATAGGAGTTCAGAAAGTCATGGCATGTCAACTAGGTTCTACCTAAACTAACACTCGAGGAGGCTGTAAGAATGATATGAATCCCTTCCCATGATGCATCAAGCAATTCCGTATATGTGCTATCATTCTCAAATTTGGACTTACCCTCACTTGggcagccacaatcaaccatccCTACTCTAATAGTCTCGATCTCTCCTGAAGTTTTGGTACGCTCTTCGGTTTTGACCATACTCTTCACTTGGATTGCAGTTGTGACTTACTTTGGGAGTCCCCATTTTGCTGCGGCCTTGTCGCCTGCTTGTCATATTCCTGCGCTCACGGTCAAACTCTAGGTCCTCGAGTCTCTGTGTGAGAGCCAGCTTCTGCTGGATTGCCATACGTAATAAAGAGTTTAACGTCTTCTTTTCCTCCTCAGCAGCAGCCAGTTGGCGCTGCTGCTCATCCAGCTGCGTCACATACTCGTCACACCGCTGAGCAAACATTGCACGCAGGGAGGCAAAGGTGGCAGCATCCTCTTTCAAAGCCTTCAACTCATTTCGCAACTTCATCATTGTCTCCGTCACTATAACTTTCTCATTTTCATACTTTTGTTTCAGATTGGCTAGCGCCACCTCTGCAGTGGACTTGTTGGCTTTGAGAACACTTCGGAGTGTGGCAATCTGTTCCCGCTTCGTGGAAAGCATAGCTTTCAACTTGACCACCTGTTCCTGAAGTTCCTGCATGTCATCATTCTCACCGCCCTGTTGTTGCTGACACGACATGTTGTCCACCAAGTGGTCAATGGCGACCTTGAGGAATTTCACCTGGTCAACAATTGTTTCAGACAGTCCTGTACACGAGGTAGGATCACCCTTCACATCACCATTAACCAGGGCTGTATTTGCAGCATCCTTGCTTCTCCTGGAACGCTTAACCTTTGTTTCTGGAACACCATTTTCTACCTTGCCATTTTTTTCTTCTGGCTCTTCACTGCTCTCTCGACTGATGTCCTTACGGGTTGTGGCTGTTCCCTTGGCATGGTCCAGCATCACTCGGCTTGGCGTTTCCTTGCTTACCTCACACACAAGGTGGTACAATTGAGCAAGGTCTTCTGTGACCTTCACAAGGTCATCCTGGGTGGCGGTGAGGCTCCCATGAGCATCACCTGCAAGAGAGGTCATAGATTTCAAGTCCCTCTCCAGATCCTTGATGTTTTCTTCATACTGCATGCACTTCATCTTAAGTTCAGACAAAGCAGCTTCAATATTTGGATCTCCATGGATCTGGTTTTTGTCTTGGAGTCGGTTAATTTCAGCCTGAAGGGCACTTATCTCACTCAAAGCAGTACTGTATTTCCTTTCATTCTGAGTAAGGTTCTTCTTCAGCATTAGAACAGCCCGCTTGTCAGGATCAGTCTCATTCTCGATCTCTGCTTCCAGTTCAGGATCTTTGATAGAGTCTGTGCTTGCTTGCATAATCTTGATGTTAGCCACTGCACTGATATGTTCTTTCAACTGGTCTGCTCTCTCCTTCTGTTCCATGAGGTCCCGTTGTGTATCTTCTATCAACTTCCTGGCCTCATCCAGAGCCTTCTGGACTTCCATCTTCTCTGCATCACTCTGCTCCAGAAGCTGTTCCAACTTGCGAACCTCTGTCACCTGAATTTCACTGAGAATGTCATTCACCACTCCTGGCCGAGGTTTAGTGGGTGTGTTCACACCTTCTCTCTTAGCAAAATCAGCTTCTATCCTCTTGAGTGCAGGGTGATCATGGACCTCTCCATCCTCTTCTGCCCCAGAATCTTGGGACTCTGAATGCATGCTGTTTGTGAGCTTCAGGCCATCACTTAGACCACCAAAGTGTGCCAGATTGCTGAGATTAAACATGGACTCTTGGGTGATCCTTTGATCAAGCTCTTTCTTCAAGGCATGTTTCTGTTCTCGTTCCTGCTGCAAGGAATTCAAAGCTTCTTCAAGGTTTTTCTCAATGATCCTTTTCAAGTTCATTGTTTCCATGAGCTGCATGTTGAGATCCTCTGCTTCTTCCTGAAGCCTCTTGGTTTCATGCTTCATTCCTTCAAACTCCACCTGGCTCTGCTTCAGTTGGGAAACAGTCTTCTGCAACACAATGTTCTCATCCTCAAGCTCAGCATAATCAGTGAGATTCCGATTCTCTCGAACCTTGTACTCCCTGATCTCATGCCTGAGCTGGTTGCGTTGAGCTTCCAGGGTTTCAATCTGGGTCTGGTGCTCGGTAGTCTGAATGTTAAAATTCTTGTTTTCCACAGCAAGACGTTCCATTGTCTGCTTGCAGGACTTGAGTTCAGCCTCCAGTTCATGGATGGATGCTCGGTAACCCTCTTCACGGGTAACTGTCTCTTGTAGAAATGCTTCTTCATGGTGGATACCACTCTCATGGTGCTTCTTGTAGGTGATCTGGTGCTTGCTCAGTGCCTGGAACATACAGTCACAATGTAAGTTACTTAGAAATCATATCATCGGGggaaatacaaatacaataaatattgatgaatttaTCAAATTCTCCTGAATGCATCTCAGTGTCTATAAGATTCAGGCTTAGGTTTGGTGTCTTATGTCACACACAGATGAAAACTGGTTCAGGTTCATATTTCTTAAACAAAAAATTACAGACAACCTGGCGATGGCACAGGTCACGCAGGCTATGAGCATGAACGCTTGATGTCATCACTATTCAACAACGATTCAAAACCATTTAGTCATAAATGTACAACTGACTGCTCTTAGCAGAGATGTTTTACAAATGTGAAAAgggattttgttttttattggaAATCAATTATTCCGGCTTATTGGTTGCTACATCTGTAGACTACACCATTTCACTGCTGTTGAAATGTAGAACAACTGCTATGTATGCATTGCTGGTATCAACAACAGTTTTGCCAGCTCAGTAACTGTTAAATGATTAATGAAAAAAACTTGGTCTGTGACTAGGCAACTATAAAAGTGATGCTGCTGTGAAAAACAAGAATGGACACTATCATTATTTATACGACTGAAAACAACATTATCTacaaaaaattatatttttcatagtACCACCATGCTGTATGTCCATGACATTTCCTGACTACTTTGGGGGATTTCACAAATTCATCACTGACTGTACTCAAGAAAATCGAAAGTCCCAAAACTTGAGGGAACTCAGGAAGCAGAGGCGGGCAGATTACCCAGAGCTCAGCTATATTGATTAGCCATAAATATACAGTGCAGGATTCTGCTTTAGTAGCCAGCACGTTTCACAAATCAGGCCTGGCAGCCATGATTGATGCTGGAAAAATGGACAGCAATATAttcaacaaaatacatttttacaaAATCACCATGTTACACAGATTACTTCTTTCAATCCATTACTTTTTCAATTGAATCTGTTACAAGGTGCAGCACATCCTATCAGTGATGTTATGGCTATAGCAAATGGTTTGGTCACCTAAAAATGAGTTAAAGAGATTCTACCATAATGGTAACAAGTAGTGGATTGAGGGGGGTGGTTTGTTTGGAGGTGCAGGTGCTTGGCATATACCACATGTTGCAATTTCACATatgggtggttgggtagcctagtaggtaaagtgttcactcatcacatgaCTCAGTTCAATTCAACACACGGGAGCAAAATGTGAAACGAGTTTCTGGAGACTGCCCCAGCGATAATGGTGGAATAacgctaaaagcagcataaaactaatctcattCACTCTCTAGCTCacatttatctgaaaagaatgagcaagtgagtgagtgagtgagtatggctttgtgctgcttttagcagtattccagcaatatcacagcagggtacaccagaTATAGGATtcacactgtaccaatgtggggtaTCGAAAATGGATTCTTGGCGAACACGTAGACACTAAACTATCCCAAAACGCCTTCTCTGAAAAGACTAGCCTAAGGCAATCCTATATCATGAAACAGAATGCTAGAGTCTATGGTGCTATTCAACACAATGATCCCTGTGCTGAGATCTCTCATGTGTTATCATACTAAAGACTTAAGACTGTCAGACCACTATGCGTTACTTTGTACGACGGCACCAAGGTGCAGTTAATCATGACGGTTTATTCAGCCTCTGGCTGCCACAGAAACACAATGTCCACCATTATAACTACAAGTATTGATTGGTCTGGACCTTGTGTTACAAGTACAACACACaaattaatatttcattgttGGCGATTGTTGAACCACCAATGAAACTGCAGAAAACTCATATAAGGCATTGAACAAGATACTTCAGAAAATCGATCATAGAAATAAAAGAGTTATAAGATCTGAATCTATTTTATGGTATGTTATTCAACCAAGGTTGTGAGGGAAAAGAGATCATTTCATAAGTCTCGACAACCCAGAAAAAGGATTCCATTTACACCATGAATTAAGTACTGTTATAAAGAGTTCATTGAAAATCCGATTCCAAGTTGACACTAACATTAAAGAAAGAAAACTTTTGGAAAAAATAGTGCATTTTTTGTTGCAGCTATATGTAAAtctcacaattaatcactgatTCAATAATATTCTGACTACAACTGCTGAAAGATCGAATCAGTGATTCTTCTTCTTCCATTAGGGTGCAGTGAAGCACACTTAGCAAGGTTACAAATTGTAATTACCTTATTCagcaattatttttttcaatgttcTGCATGTGGTATGTAAGGAAGGCCTATTTTGCCCAAGGATCCCACATGCAGGCCAAACCTGAAGTACTgaagaactatcattccctaggAGCGCATCATCAGATACAAGTGACCTCAAATCAATGGACAATCTGCCTCAGGAATGCCAACTCCTGTCCAAAGCAACAATTTAGACCCAACCCATCAAGGGTTTCATCCCCAAGATGCAAACTAATTATGCATCATAATCAGCTCTAGCAGACTGCCCCTCCCATCAACACTGGACCCAGCCTCAAACACCCAACACTTAACATAAACCCCTTCATGGACTAAACCTCATCTCCAACACTGGAGCAAGTCCGACGACCTTTGTGGTCACAATGAAATCAATATGTATATTGTCATTGGTGTGGATTTGTGTGCATGACAGGGCATCATAATGCTAACTGTTGTCCTCAGACAGGAGTACTCCACACAGATCAATGACACAGCTAACAGCACTGTTGGATGCTGTGCTGTTCGCTGTGCTTATGTAGAGCCTCAACTTGAAGCTGGGGCTTTACAATAGATGATTCAGCTTAGAGATAGTCTATTAGTATTGCCAGAAAATGGAAGTGACTCCGAAAGAGCCAAGAATTAATCTTGGGAGTGTTTCCAAGATCTGTGACAGTTCTTAGTATCTGATGAATTCTGTCATGCTTGCAAGTTTTGTGAATGAATGTACAGgtataaaaatcatcatcatcatcatcatcaccatcatcaccatcatcatcagtatGAAGCCACCATCCTATATAGATTATATATACTTGATTTATGTCAAAGCATGTAAAAAACCTGGCATTAAAGATACCACAAGATGTCTTAGAAATGTCCAAGAAAACAGCCTGCTACTTGAATGTTCCCGTTCAAATTACTACATTGATAAATGATTCAGTGTACTGCACATCATTGATTACAGTGAACTTAACAGCTGATCTGCCAGTATTCTAGTTCAATTGTGGCACGGCAGCTTACTAAACTTGAGGTCTGACATTCTGGGCTATGGTGCAACCAATCAACCTGAATCATTGTCAAGGCAAAAActggattcaaactcggaatAAAATGTTACTGGCATGCCCAAAGCATGTAACTGCAACTGGGCCACCTGTAACCCTTAAAAAGTCCAATGAAGTGAACCAGGCTTTAAAGGTTCTTCTGAAAAATGTCACGGGATGCAATTTCaaaacatcacaacaatgtCAAAATATAAGACTTCCAAATGAATTCTGAACTTATAAAACACTAGCTACATCATAGGCGGCTTCTATGATCCAAGTTCCTACTCTTCAGCAAGGATCTTCCATGTAGACCAGCTAGTGCCAACAACTGGCATCTGTGAGGCAGCTTATATTAATCTTTCTTTCACACTTTGTTAGAGCTGTAATGGTGTACAATATTTCCTCTGAGAATAACCcatgagagatcactgtcatgAAATTGATAACCAGCTTCCATCTTTGTTGCATAAAAACATGAATGCACCAGTTTGAGCATACATGTGGTTTTACATACCAGGACACACACTGAGCCAGAAACATTGTTTACTTAAATAAGAAAATATGACTGGTTTCTAACTTCATACCTTTCTTCTTCTTTCCACATACTTAAAGTTGAGAAAAATTGCAACGCTAACATAGTAGCAGAAAGTGGTAAAAAATAATtctatgagtaagtgagttggtTAGGTTTACTGCCACctcaaacaatattccagccatggtAATTTGATTTGTGAGGAATGCATAAAGTTAGCAAGTTTTAAAAgttaactgacaagaaactcaACAAGCAAAGTATACATCTATGACCCAATCCACAAAAAGTTTGCAGCACTGCAATATTTGTAAACCTATGATAAACCCCAAATCATTGAATTTTAACTTAACACTATTCAGAGCAAGTCAAAGAATTTATTTTGTAATTGTTTTAGTAAATAACACACCAGTTGTTGAATTGTTAATTTATTTGTTACCCATACTTTAATTTTATTGTATTCGTAATGTACATCATATTTCCCTCATGGATTTTTGCAGCTCATTAGCTACAACACTGCTCATCACTATCACTTACAAAGATATTTCAAGAGgttatagtatagtatagtatagtatagtatagtatagtatagtatagtatagtatagtatagtatagtatagtatagtataaggatgaagattttatggatatcaacttctttatatgagaacacaacgtttcggagttaatgcttactccttcatcacctgatgaaggagtaagcattaactccgaaacgttgtgatgaaggagtaagcattaactccgaaacggtgtgttctcatataaagaagttgatatccataaaatcttcatccttatgcatttcacttctaaatgcccttcaaagactagtatagtatagtatagtatagtatagtatagtatagtatagtatagtatagtatagtatagtatagtatagtatagtatagtatagtatgaGGGAgattagcgctaagatagtcatacgTGCCATACATTAGACTATCTAGTACtaccagaacttcaaaaatgtagGCCCAGATCATGTAACTTCTGACTCAGGATCAATCTGTCAACAGCTGTGGCTAAAAGATTCCTAATCTAACATGATTAATACAGGCAGCAGCACTGTCAAAAGTGTTGTCATTGTCCATTAGTGTCTCTGAAGTAGTATTCAAGTGAAGAACATATTAAGATTTATTGCTTATCAATATCATGTCACACATAGTGTGTATAATTCACAGGAATAGGAGAACTGATCGTAAAGTGATTACAGCTGAATTTGATTTTCACATGAATATCTGTCTCACACAAAGACATGCAGGGTtttgtgtcgcttatcaacaGTATCCACAACCTGTGACCCACAAAATTCTTGAATAGGAACAGAACCTGGACTTAAAACTTACATATTAAGCAAGCACTGTAGCTGCAGGTCCACCTGACTGTCTAATCAAATCTAAGACACTAGTCTCTACGAGATATATGTGAAACGCATTACAATCAAATATTACAGactattagtgagtgagtgagtgagtttggttttatgccacttttagcaatattccagctatatcacggcgggggacaccagaaaatgggccttacacattgtacccatgtggggaatcgaacctgggtcttcggcgtgacgagcgaacgctttaaccactaggctaccccaccgcccctacagACTATTACTTAGAAAGCCTTTGGTTCCCATATCGGCATTCAATACAATCGCAATGCAATTATGTATAAATTATATAGGAATTATGATAGTTGTAACAGAAGCATAATACAACCTACAATGTACATTTTTACAGTTTTAGTAACTTGTGTATTCTTAATATTTATGAAGCCTTAagcaaatgtcattttctttaCAAAAAGTTAATATATTTGCTGACCTCcatgttttcttttaaattgCTCCATGAAAAGTCTATTTACCAGGATAGAGTTTATCTTTGTTTCACTAATGGAAACAgaaactgaaaatataatacGTTTTGGTAAATCACCACTACACAACCTTGCGAactaatgttgataaagcagtCTGCTTCAACTCTCAATGGAGCAATATAACATAATCTGTTTCATATCCTTGAGATGTATTTCACATTTGTTACCTGATACTTAGATAAGCACCCACATTCACAAGGCAAGCTTGGCACTAAGACACTGTAAGTCTATATTACACGTATGGATGTTCATCGTAGtgctatgatcactttgtgcTAGTGGTGCATGCAATGAGGAAAGATGACGAAAAGATAAACATTTTTTCTTTAATTGAACTAttattggttggtttgtttaacaaatattccagctacatggtggtggtctgtaaatacgagtctggacctgacaatccagtgatcaacagcatctaCATAATTGAGATATGacacatatcaaccaagtcagcaagtctgaccacccccaTCCTGTATGTCATGATACAGGTTAATAACCAAACAGAGAAAACATGTGTTTAAGTGCTCTCTCATCCTTAGTTATTTAGATGTGGCTGAATACACAGATGTTACAGAGCTTATAGATCAGTCTGGGTCTGTCTATGGACATATTAGAAAGTTCTGCTGAACCACAGACAATATCCTAGCTTCAAAC is a window from the Haliotis asinina isolate JCU_RB_2024 chromosome 9, JCU_Hal_asi_v2, whole genome shotgun sequence genome containing:
- the LOC137296907 gene encoding protein bicaudal D-like isoform X2, producing the protein MTTPVSPDMSLEDLRREVERLQADLAETTREKLQAAEYGLAVLEEKQQIQQQFDELESIYEGVKAELDCAKEALSKHQITYKKHHESGIHHEEAFLQETVTREEGYRASIHELEAELKSCKQTMERLAVENKNFNIQTTEHQTQIETLEAQRNQLRHEIREYKVRENRNLTDYAELEDENIVLQKTVSQLKQSQVEFEGMKHETKRLQEEAEDLNMQLMETMNLKRIIEKNLEEALNSLQQEREQKHALKKELDQRITQESMFNLSNLAHFGGLSDGLKLTNSMHSESQDSGAEEDGEVHDHPALKRIEADFAKREGVNTPTKPRPGVVNDILSEIQVTEVRKLEQLLEQSDAEKMEVQKALDEARKLIEDTQRDLMEQKERADQLKEHISAVANIKIMQASTDSIKDPELEAEIENETDPDKRAVLMLKKNLTQNERKYSTALSEISALQAEINRLQDKNQIHGDPNIEAALSELKMKCMQYEENIKDLERDLKSMTSLAGDAHGSLTATQDDLVKVTEDLAQLYHLVCEVSKETPSRVMLDHAKGTATTRKDISRESSEEPEEKNGKVENGVPETKVKRSRRSKDAANTALVNGDVKGDPTSCTGLSETIVDQVKFLKVAIDHLVDNMSCQQQQGGENDDMQELQEQVVKLKAMLSTKREQIATLRSVLKANKSTAEVALANLKQKYENEKVIVTETMMKLRNELKALKEDAATFASLRAMFAQRCDEYVTQLDEQQRQLAAAEEEKKTLNSLLRMAIQQKLALTQRLEDLEFDRERRNMTSRRQGRSKMGTPKGLTSKRLLPTGFYLASLHDYA
- the LOC137296907 gene encoding protein bicaudal D-like isoform X1, producing the protein MTTPVSPDMSLEDLRREVERLQADLAETTREKLQAAEYGLAVLEEKQQIQQQFDELESIYEGVKAELDCAKEALSKHQITYKKHHESGIHHEEAFLQETVTREEGYRASIHELEAELKSCKQTMERLAVENKNFNIQTTEHQTQIETLEAQRNQLRHEIREYKVRENRNLTDYAELEDENIVLQKTVSQLKQSQVEFEGMKHETKRLQEEAEDLNMQLMETMNLKRIIEKNLEEALNSLQQEREQKHALKKELDQRITQESMFNLSNLAHFGGLSDGLKLTNSMHSESQDSGAEEDGEVHDHPALKRIEADFAKREGVNTPTKPRPGVVNDILSEIQVTEVRKLEQLLEQSDAEKMEVQKALDEARKLIEDTQRDLMEQKERADQLKEHISAVANIKIMQASTDSIKDPELEAEIENETDPDKRAVLMLKKNLTQNERKYSTALSEISALQAEINRLQDKNQIHGDPNIEAALSELKMKCMQYEENIKDLERDLKSMTSLAGDAHGSLTATQDDLVKVTEDLAQLYHLVCEVSKETPSRVMLDHAKGTATTRKDISRESSEEPEEKNGKVENGVPETKVKRSRRSKDAANTALVNGDVKGDPTSCTGLSETIVDQVKFLKVAIDHLVDNMSCQQQQGGENDDMQELQEQVVKLKAMLSTKREQIATLRSVLKANKSTAEVALANLKQKYENEKVIVTETMMKLRNELKALKEDAATFASLRAMFAQRCDEYVTQLDEQQRQLAAAEEEKKTLNSLLRMAIQQKLALTQRLEDLEFDRERRNMTSRRQGRSKMGTPKVSHNCNPSEEYGQNRRAYQNFRRDRDY
- the LOC137296907 gene encoding protein bicaudal D-like isoform X3; the protein is MTTPVSPDMSLEDLRREVERLQADLAETTREKLQAAEYGLAVLEEKQQIQQQFDELESIYEGVKAELDCAKEALSKHQITYKKHHESGIHHEEAFLQETVTREEGYRASIHELEAELKSCKQTMERLAVENKNFNIQTTEHQTQIETLEAQRNQLRHEIREYKVRENRNLTDYAELEDENIVLQKTVSQLKQSQVEFEGMKHETKRLQEEAEDLNMQLMETMNLKRIIEKNLEEALNSLQQEREQKHALKKELDQRITQESMFNLSNLAHFGGLSDGLKLTNSMHSESQDSGAEEDGEVHDHPALKRIEADFAKREGVNTPTKPRPGVVNDILSEIQVTEVRKLEQLLEQSDAEKMEVQKALDEARKLIEDTQRDLMEQKERADQLKEHISAVANIKIMQASTDSIKDPELEAEIENETDPDKRAVLMLKKNLTQNERKYSTALSEISALQAEINRLQDKNQIHGDPNIEAALSELKMKCMQYEENIKDLERDLKSMTSLAGDAHGSLTATQDDLVKVTEDLAQLYHLVCEVSKETPSRVMLDHAKGTATTRKDISRESSEEPEEKNGKVENGVPETKVKRSRRSKDAANTALVNGDVKGDPTSCTGLSETIVDQVKFLKVAIDHLVDNMSCQQQQGGENDDMQELQEQVVKLKAMLSTKREQIATLRSVLKANKSTAEVALANLKQKYENEKVIVTETMMKLRNELKALKEDAATFASLRAMFAQRCDEYVTQLDEQQRQLAAAEEEKKTLNSLLRMAIQQKLALTQRLEDLEFDRERRNMTSRRQGRSKMGTPKS